From Alphaproteobacteria bacterium, one genomic window encodes:
- a CDS encoding winged helix-turn-helix transcriptional regulator: MKITDLSPLQLQVFESFKSGESLTRMELKERLNITVRSTLARIISRLEVFGLLEKTEEVPERIQLTPQGERLIQKKQKESETLDAYDYITTEEIRQIADSYNDIPDPQLTDEDCEPISGIISVRDDIEWLRQLSLDVAGRVKGETDLNRISVWSRAASDLANTYSMLSFNELKELISD; encoded by the coding sequence ATGAAAATCACTGATCTTAGTCCACTTCAACTCCAAGTGTTTGAGTCGTTCAAATCTGGTGAGTCATTAACTCGGATGGAGTTAAAAGAACGTTTGAATATTACGGTGCGTTCCACGCTTGCGCGAATCATTAGTCGTCTTGAAGTGTTTGGACTGCTTGAGAAGACTGAAGAAGTTCCTGAACGCATTCAGTTGACACCACAAGGCGAACGATTGATTCAGAAGAAACAGAAAGAATCAGAAACGCTTGATGCGTATGACTATATCACGACTGAAGAGATTCGGCAGATTGCAGATTCGTACAATGATATTCCTGATCCTCAATTGACCGATGAAGATTGCGAACCAATTAGCGGTATTATTTCTGTTCGTGATGACATTGAATGGTTGCGTCAACTGAGTTTGGATGTTGCTGGTCGAGTGAAAGGTGAAACTGACTTGAATCGGATTAGCGTGTGGTCAAGGGCGGCGTCTGATTTAGCGAATACGTATTCGATGCTCTCCTTTAATGAACTCAAGGAGTTAATAAGTGACTGA
- a CDS encoding DNA polymerase III subunit beta (binds the polymerase to DNA and acts as a sliding clamp), translating into VYNEGVTLKAKLIDGKFPEYQRAIPKASEHVAMIHRENFVNAIKRAQCVMDAKHDGLAFDFSKDSLMIAGKNADHEQSEEVIEITSSGIESLFTIGFNGRYMVDALNSMDTETVKISLNPASSALIEATEVCGQRVIMCMRI; encoded by the coding sequence GTTTACAATGAAGGCGTCACACTGAAGGCGAAGTTAATTGATGGCAAGTTTCCTGAGTATCAGCGGGCGATTCCAAAGGCGTCTGAGCATGTCGCAATGATTCATCGTGAAAACTTTGTGAATGCGATTAAACGCGCTCAGTGTGTGATGGATGCGAAACATGATGGATTAGCATTCGACTTCAGCAAAGATTCGTTGATGATTGCTGGAAAGAATGCTGACCATGAACAATCCGAAGAAGTGATTGAAATTACTTCGTCTGGAATTGAATCATTGTTTACCATAGGATTCAATGGACGGTATATGGTGGATGCGTTGAATTCAATGGATACTGAAACCGTAAAGATTTCATTAAATCCTGCAAGTTCTGCATTGATTGAAGCGACGGAAGTATGTGGTCAACGAGTCATTATGTGTATGCGGATATAA